The Apis mellifera strain DH4 linkage group LG8, Amel_HAv3.1, whole genome shotgun sequence genome contains a region encoding:
- the LOC408967 gene encoding calcium-binding mitochondrial carrier protein Aralar1 isoform X8 — protein sequence MLMDSLLVRASCEEGSGYLKRANTERLHEIFNQYASQEKNGERFMTSSDFVRTYLGLYTNPDYNPDSVNLLAGIVDTSKDGLISFAEFQAFEGLLCVPDALYKTAFQLFDTNGNGMVAFDEFAEVMRKTELHRRMPFNMDSSFIKLYFGKDKQRLISYAEFSQFLHDFHEEYATEAFKKFDKDGQGFISALDFQDIMLSIKSHLLTKDVRDNLVAAASTGQGGRSKVSFPYFMAFNSLLNNMELIKRIYLNATNGHRFEEVTKERFLHSAQMMSQITPLEVDILFQLCDLLHQTGSTEDDEADSRLGKIVYSDLVALTPEQYFKQITKRLAEIKAVSSPDERGVIVQILESGYRFVLGSIGGAVGATAVYPIDLVKTRMQNQRTGSLVGELMYRNSFDCFQKVIRHEGFFGLYRGLLPQLMGVAPEKAIKLTVNDFVRDKFMDKKGNLPLYGEIISGACAGGSQVIFTNPLEIVKIRLQVAGEIAGGSKVRAWTVVKDLGLFGLYKGARACFLRDIPFSAIYFPVYAHTKARLADEGGYNNPLSLLVSGAIAGIPAAALVTPADVIKTRLQVIARRGQTTYTGLLDCAKKIYKEEGARAFWKGATARVFRSSPQFGVTLFTYELLQRLFVVDFGGTRPTGSEQKVPAIGVAEEIRSTNPDHIGGYQIALPIFTGIETKFGLCLPRFQAVEKIRK from the exons ATGTTGATGGACTCGCTTCTCGTTCGAGCATCCTGTGAAGAG GGTTCTGGATATTTAAAGCGTGCAAATACTGAACGCCtccatgaaatatttaatcag TACGCTTCACAAGAGAAAAATGGCGAAAGGTTTATGACCTCGTCTGACTTCGTCCGAACTTATCTTGGACTCTACACCAATCCTGATTACAATCCTGACTCCGTCAATTTGCTGGCTGGTATCGTCGATACCAGTAAAGATGG ACTTATATCATTCGCCGAGTTTCAAGCGTTCGAAGGATTGCTCTGCGTACCAGATGCTTTGTATAAGACAGCTTTCCAGCTGTTTGATACTAATGGAAATGGAATGGTTGCATTTG ATGAGTTCGCTGAGGTGATGCGGAAAACGGAACTCCATCGGCGGATGCCCTTCAATATGGACAGCAGTTTCATTAAACTTTACTTTGGAAAGGATAAGCAGCGACTGATAAGCTATGCGGAGTTCAGTCAATTTTTGCac GACTTCCACGAAGAATACGCGACAGAAGCATTCAAGAAATTCGACAAGGATGGGCAAGGTTTCATTTCGGCGTTAGATTTTCAAGATATCATGCTCAGCATCAAGAGTCATTTATTAACCAAGGATGTAAGGGACAACTTGGTCGCT GCGGCTAGCACGGGGCAAGGTGGACGTAGCAAAGTCAGCTTTCCATATTTTATGGCGTTCAATTCCCTCTTGAATAATATGGAGCTCATTAAACGTATTTATCTCAACGCGACGAATGGCCATAGATTCGAAGAAGTTACCAAAG AGAGGTTCCTTCATTCCGCACAAATGATGTCTCAGATCACGCCATTGGAGGTAGATATTCTGTTCCAGTTATGCGACCTGCTGCACCAAACTGG ATCTACGGAAGATGACGAGGCAGATTCGCGGCTTGG GAAAATAGTGTACAGCGATCTTGTGGCTCTTACCCCTGAGCAATATTTCAAGCAAATCACGAAACGCTTAGCAGAGATCAAAGCGGTATCG aGTCCTGATGAGCGTGGAGTGATCGTACAGATACTTGAGAGCGGTTATCGGTTCGTTCTAGGGTCCATAGGTGGAG CTGTTGGCGCTACAGCCGTATACCCTATTGATTTGGTGAAGACAAGAATGCAGAATCAGAGGACTGGATCGTTGGTTGGGGAGCTGATGTACAGAAACAGCTTTGACTGCTTTCAAAAG GTGATCCGGCACGAAGGTTTTTTCGGCCTTTACCGGGGTTTGTTACCTCAACTGATGGGTGTAGCACCGGAAAAGGCCATTAAGCTGACCGTTAACGATTTTGTCAGAGATAAGTTCAtggataaaaaaggaaatttgccCCTTTACGGAGAGATTATATCTGGTGCTTGT gCTGGAGGTTCTCAAGTAATATTTACGAATCCTTtagaaattgtgaaaattcgaTTGCAAGTGGCTGGAGAAATAGCAGGCGGATCTAAAGTTAGAGCTTGGACTGTCGTGAAAGACTTAGGCTTGTTTGGCTTGTACAAA ggtgCTAGAGCATGTTTCTTGAGGGATATTCCTTTCAGTGCAATTTACTTTCCAGTATATGCTCATACGAAGGCACGATTAGCGGATGAAGGAGGTTATAATAATCCTCTGTCGTTATTAGTATCCGGTGCGATTGCTGGTATTCCTGCAGCAGCGCTGGTCACTCCTGCAGACGTAATAAAGACTAGATTACAA GTTATAGCGAGACGAGGTCAAACGACGTATACCGGGTTACTAGATTGtgcaaagaaaatttacaagGAGGAAGGTGCGAGAGCATTTTGGAAAGGAGCCACAG CACGAGTATTCAGATCATCACCTCAATTCGGAGTCACCCTTTTCACTTATGAACTTCTGCAAAGGCTGTTCGTAGTTGATTTTGGTGGAAc ACGACCTACGGGATCAGAACAAAAGGTGCCTGCGATAGGAGTGGCAGAAGAGATTCGATCGACTAACCCAGACCATATAGGAGGCTATCAGATTGCCTTACCGATCTTTACCGGCATCGAAACAAAATTCGGTCTTTGTCTACCCAGGTTCCAAGCAGTAGAAAAAATCAGAAAGTAA
- the LOC408967 gene encoding calcium-binding mitochondrial carrier protein Aralar1 isoform X9 produces the protein MGSGYLKRANTERLHEIFNQYASQEKNGERFMTSSDFVRTYLGLYTNPDYNPDSVNLLAGIVDTSKDGLISFAEFQAFEGLLCVPDALYKTAFQLFDTNGNGMVAFDEFAEVMRKTELHRRMPFNMDSSFIKLYFGKDKQRLISYAEFSQFLHDFHEEYATEAFKKFDKDGQGFISALDFQDIMLSIKSHLLTKDVRDNLVAAASTGQGGRSKVSFPYFMAFNSLLNNMELIKRIYLNATNGHRFEEVTKERFLHSAQMMSQITPLEVDILFQLCDLLHQTGSTEDDEADSRLGKIVYSDLVALTPEQYFKQITKRLAEIKAVSSPDERGVIVQILESGYRFVLGSIGGAVGATAVYPIDLVKTRMQNQRTGSLVGELMYRNSFDCFQKVIRHEGFFGLYRGLLPQLMGVAPEKAIKLTVNDFVRDKFMDKKGNLPLYGEIISGACAGGSQVIFTNPLEIVKIRLQVAGEIAGGSKVRAWTVVKDLGLFGLYKGARACFLRDIPFSAIYFPVYAHTKARLADEGGYNNPLSLLVSGAIAGIPAAALVTPADVIKTRLQVIARRGQTTYTGLLDCAKKIYKEEGARAFWKGATGLGNLLLTRVFRSSPQFGVTLFTYELLQRLFVVDFGGTRPTGSEQKVPAIGVAEEIRSTNPDHIGGYQIALPIFTGIETKFGLCLPRFQAVEKIRK, from the exons ATG GGTTCTGGATATTTAAAGCGTGCAAATACTGAACGCCtccatgaaatatttaatcag TACGCTTCACAAGAGAAAAATGGCGAAAGGTTTATGACCTCGTCTGACTTCGTCCGAACTTATCTTGGACTCTACACCAATCCTGATTACAATCCTGACTCCGTCAATTTGCTGGCTGGTATCGTCGATACCAGTAAAGATGG ACTTATATCATTCGCCGAGTTTCAAGCGTTCGAAGGATTGCTCTGCGTACCAGATGCTTTGTATAAGACAGCTTTCCAGCTGTTTGATACTAATGGAAATGGAATGGTTGCATTTG ATGAGTTCGCTGAGGTGATGCGGAAAACGGAACTCCATCGGCGGATGCCCTTCAATATGGACAGCAGTTTCATTAAACTTTACTTTGGAAAGGATAAGCAGCGACTGATAAGCTATGCGGAGTTCAGTCAATTTTTGCac GACTTCCACGAAGAATACGCGACAGAAGCATTCAAGAAATTCGACAAGGATGGGCAAGGTTTCATTTCGGCGTTAGATTTTCAAGATATCATGCTCAGCATCAAGAGTCATTTATTAACCAAGGATGTAAGGGACAACTTGGTCGCT GCGGCTAGCACGGGGCAAGGTGGACGTAGCAAAGTCAGCTTTCCATATTTTATGGCGTTCAATTCCCTCTTGAATAATATGGAGCTCATTAAACGTATTTATCTCAACGCGACGAATGGCCATAGATTCGAAGAAGTTACCAAAG AGAGGTTCCTTCATTCCGCACAAATGATGTCTCAGATCACGCCATTGGAGGTAGATATTCTGTTCCAGTTATGCGACCTGCTGCACCAAACTGG ATCTACGGAAGATGACGAGGCAGATTCGCGGCTTGG GAAAATAGTGTACAGCGATCTTGTGGCTCTTACCCCTGAGCAATATTTCAAGCAAATCACGAAACGCTTAGCAGAGATCAAAGCGGTATCG aGTCCTGATGAGCGTGGAGTGATCGTACAGATACTTGAGAGCGGTTATCGGTTCGTTCTAGGGTCCATAGGTGGAG CTGTTGGCGCTACAGCCGTATACCCTATTGATTTGGTGAAGACAAGAATGCAGAATCAGAGGACTGGATCGTTGGTTGGGGAGCTGATGTACAGAAACAGCTTTGACTGCTTTCAAAAG GTGATCCGGCACGAAGGTTTTTTCGGCCTTTACCGGGGTTTGTTACCTCAACTGATGGGTGTAGCACCGGAAAAGGCCATTAAGCTGACCGTTAACGATTTTGTCAGAGATAAGTTCAtggataaaaaaggaaatttgccCCTTTACGGAGAGATTATATCTGGTGCTTGT gCTGGAGGTTCTCAAGTAATATTTACGAATCCTTtagaaattgtgaaaattcgaTTGCAAGTGGCTGGAGAAATAGCAGGCGGATCTAAAGTTAGAGCTTGGACTGTCGTGAAAGACTTAGGCTTGTTTGGCTTGTACAAA ggtgCTAGAGCATGTTTCTTGAGGGATATTCCTTTCAGTGCAATTTACTTTCCAGTATATGCTCATACGAAGGCACGATTAGCGGATGAAGGAGGTTATAATAATCCTCTGTCGTTATTAGTATCCGGTGCGATTGCTGGTATTCCTGCAGCAGCGCTGGTCACTCCTGCAGACGTAATAAAGACTAGATTACAA GTTATAGCGAGACGAGGTCAAACGACGTATACCGGGTTACTAGATTGtgcaaagaaaatttacaagGAGGAAGGTGCGAGAGCATTTTGGAAAGGAGCCACAG GACTTGGCAACTTACTTCTAA CACGAGTATTCAGATCATCACCTCAATTCGGAGTCACCCTTTTCACTTATGAACTTCTGCAAAGGCTGTTCGTAGTTGATTTTGGTGGAAc ACGACCTACGGGATCAGAACAAAAGGTGCCTGCGATAGGAGTGGCAGAAGAGATTCGATCGACTAACCCAGACCATATAGGAGGCTATCAGATTGCCTTACCGATCTTTACCGGCATCGAAACAAAATTCGGTCTTTGTCTACCCAGGTTCCAAGCAGTAGAAAAAATCAGAAAGTAA
- the LOC408967 gene encoding calcium-binding mitochondrial carrier protein Aralar1 isoform X10, producing the protein MTSSDFVRTYLGLYTNPDYNPDSVNLLAGIVDTSKDGLISFAEFQAFEGLLCVPDALYKTAFQLFDTNGNGMVAFDEFAEVMRKTELHRRMPFNMDSSFIKLYFGKDKQRLISYAEFSQFLHDFHEEYATEAFKKFDKDGQGFISALDFQDIMLSIKSHLLTKDVRDNLVAAASTGQGGRSKVSFPYFMAFNSLLNNMELIKRIYLNATNGHRFEEVTKERFLHSAQMMSQITPLEVDILFQLCDLLHQTGSTEDDEADSRLGKIVYSDLVALTPEQYFKQITKRLAEIKAVSSPDERGVIVQILESGYRFVLGSIGGAVGATAVYPIDLVKTRMQNQRTGSLVGELMYRNSFDCFQKVIRHEGFFGLYRGLLPQLMGVAPEKAIKLTVNDFVRDKFMDKKGNLPLYGEIISGACAGGSQVIFTNPLEIVKIRLQVAGEIAGGSKVRAWTVVKDLGLFGLYKGARACFLRDIPFSAIYFPVYAHTKARLADEGGYNNPLSLLVSGAIAGIPAAALVTPADVIKTRLQVIARRGQTTYTGLLDCAKKIYKEEGARAFWKGATGLGNLLLTRVFRSSPQFGVTLFTYELLQRLFVVDFGGTRPTGSEQKVPAIGVAEEIRSTNPDHIGGYQIALPIFTGIETKFGLCLPRFQAVEKIRK; encoded by the exons ATGACCTCGTCTGACTTCGTCCGAACTTATCTTGGACTCTACACCAATCCTGATTACAATCCTGACTCCGTCAATTTGCTGGCTGGTATCGTCGATACCAGTAAAGATGG ACTTATATCATTCGCCGAGTTTCAAGCGTTCGAAGGATTGCTCTGCGTACCAGATGCTTTGTATAAGACAGCTTTCCAGCTGTTTGATACTAATGGAAATGGAATGGTTGCATTTG ATGAGTTCGCTGAGGTGATGCGGAAAACGGAACTCCATCGGCGGATGCCCTTCAATATGGACAGCAGTTTCATTAAACTTTACTTTGGAAAGGATAAGCAGCGACTGATAAGCTATGCGGAGTTCAGTCAATTTTTGCac GACTTCCACGAAGAATACGCGACAGAAGCATTCAAGAAATTCGACAAGGATGGGCAAGGTTTCATTTCGGCGTTAGATTTTCAAGATATCATGCTCAGCATCAAGAGTCATTTATTAACCAAGGATGTAAGGGACAACTTGGTCGCT GCGGCTAGCACGGGGCAAGGTGGACGTAGCAAAGTCAGCTTTCCATATTTTATGGCGTTCAATTCCCTCTTGAATAATATGGAGCTCATTAAACGTATTTATCTCAACGCGACGAATGGCCATAGATTCGAAGAAGTTACCAAAG AGAGGTTCCTTCATTCCGCACAAATGATGTCTCAGATCACGCCATTGGAGGTAGATATTCTGTTCCAGTTATGCGACCTGCTGCACCAAACTGG ATCTACGGAAGATGACGAGGCAGATTCGCGGCTTGG GAAAATAGTGTACAGCGATCTTGTGGCTCTTACCCCTGAGCAATATTTCAAGCAAATCACGAAACGCTTAGCAGAGATCAAAGCGGTATCG aGTCCTGATGAGCGTGGAGTGATCGTACAGATACTTGAGAGCGGTTATCGGTTCGTTCTAGGGTCCATAGGTGGAG CTGTTGGCGCTACAGCCGTATACCCTATTGATTTGGTGAAGACAAGAATGCAGAATCAGAGGACTGGATCGTTGGTTGGGGAGCTGATGTACAGAAACAGCTTTGACTGCTTTCAAAAG GTGATCCGGCACGAAGGTTTTTTCGGCCTTTACCGGGGTTTGTTACCTCAACTGATGGGTGTAGCACCGGAAAAGGCCATTAAGCTGACCGTTAACGATTTTGTCAGAGATAAGTTCAtggataaaaaaggaaatttgccCCTTTACGGAGAGATTATATCTGGTGCTTGT gCTGGAGGTTCTCAAGTAATATTTACGAATCCTTtagaaattgtgaaaattcgaTTGCAAGTGGCTGGAGAAATAGCAGGCGGATCTAAAGTTAGAGCTTGGACTGTCGTGAAAGACTTAGGCTTGTTTGGCTTGTACAAA ggtgCTAGAGCATGTTTCTTGAGGGATATTCCTTTCAGTGCAATTTACTTTCCAGTATATGCTCATACGAAGGCACGATTAGCGGATGAAGGAGGTTATAATAATCCTCTGTCGTTATTAGTATCCGGTGCGATTGCTGGTATTCCTGCAGCAGCGCTGGTCACTCCTGCAGACGTAATAAAGACTAGATTACAA GTTATAGCGAGACGAGGTCAAACGACGTATACCGGGTTACTAGATTGtgcaaagaaaatttacaagGAGGAAGGTGCGAGAGCATTTTGGAAAGGAGCCACAG GACTTGGCAACTTACTTCTAA CACGAGTATTCAGATCATCACCTCAATTCGGAGTCACCCTTTTCACTTATGAACTTCTGCAAAGGCTGTTCGTAGTTGATTTTGGTGGAAc ACGACCTACGGGATCAGAACAAAAGGTGCCTGCGATAGGAGTGGCAGAAGAGATTCGATCGACTAACCCAGACCATATAGGAGGCTATCAGATTGCCTTACCGATCTTTACCGGCATCGAAACAAAATTCGGTCTTTGTCTACCCAGGTTCCAAGCAGTAGAAAAAATCAGAAAGTAA
- the LOC408967 gene encoding calcium-binding mitochondrial carrier protein Aralar1 isoform X7, whose protein sequence is MSNGEYEEGSGYLKRANTERLHEIFNQYASQEKNGERFMTSSDFVRTYLGLYTNPDYNPDSVNLLAGIVDTSKDGLISFAEFQAFEGLLCVPDALYKTAFQLFDTNGNGMVAFDEFAEVMRKTELHRRMPFNMDSSFIKLYFGKDKQRLISYAEFSQFLHDFHEEYATEAFKKFDKDGQGFISALDFQDIMLSIKSHLLTKDVRDNLVAAASTGQGGRSKVSFPYFMAFNSLLNNMELIKRIYLNATNGHRFEEVTKERFLHSAQMMSQITPLEVDILFQLCDLLHQTGSTEDDEADSRLGKIVYSDLVALTPEQYFKQITKRLAEIKAVSSPDERGVIVQILESGYRFVLGSIGGAVGATAVYPIDLVKTRMQNQRTGSLVGELMYRNSFDCFQKVIRHEGFFGLYRGLLPQLMGVAPEKAIKLTVNDFVRDKFMDKKGNLPLYGEIISGACAGGSQVIFTNPLEIVKIRLQVAGEIAGGSKVRAWTVVKDLGLFGLYKGARACFLRDIPFSAIYFPVYAHTKARLADEGGYNNPLSLLVSGAIAGIPAAALVTPADVIKTRLQVIARRGQTTYTGLLDCAKKIYKEEGARAFWKGATGLGNLLLTRVFRSSPQFGVTLFTYELLQRLFVVDFGGTRPTGSEQKVPAIGVAEEIRSTNPDHIGGYQIALPIFTGIETKFGLCLPRFQAVEKIRK, encoded by the exons atgAGCAACGGGGAATACGAAGAG GGTTCTGGATATTTAAAGCGTGCAAATACTGAACGCCtccatgaaatatttaatcag TACGCTTCACAAGAGAAAAATGGCGAAAGGTTTATGACCTCGTCTGACTTCGTCCGAACTTATCTTGGACTCTACACCAATCCTGATTACAATCCTGACTCCGTCAATTTGCTGGCTGGTATCGTCGATACCAGTAAAGATGG ACTTATATCATTCGCCGAGTTTCAAGCGTTCGAAGGATTGCTCTGCGTACCAGATGCTTTGTATAAGACAGCTTTCCAGCTGTTTGATACTAATGGAAATGGAATGGTTGCATTTG ATGAGTTCGCTGAGGTGATGCGGAAAACGGAACTCCATCGGCGGATGCCCTTCAATATGGACAGCAGTTTCATTAAACTTTACTTTGGAAAGGATAAGCAGCGACTGATAAGCTATGCGGAGTTCAGTCAATTTTTGCac GACTTCCACGAAGAATACGCGACAGAAGCATTCAAGAAATTCGACAAGGATGGGCAAGGTTTCATTTCGGCGTTAGATTTTCAAGATATCATGCTCAGCATCAAGAGTCATTTATTAACCAAGGATGTAAGGGACAACTTGGTCGCT GCGGCTAGCACGGGGCAAGGTGGACGTAGCAAAGTCAGCTTTCCATATTTTATGGCGTTCAATTCCCTCTTGAATAATATGGAGCTCATTAAACGTATTTATCTCAACGCGACGAATGGCCATAGATTCGAAGAAGTTACCAAAG AGAGGTTCCTTCATTCCGCACAAATGATGTCTCAGATCACGCCATTGGAGGTAGATATTCTGTTCCAGTTATGCGACCTGCTGCACCAAACTGG ATCTACGGAAGATGACGAGGCAGATTCGCGGCTTGG GAAAATAGTGTACAGCGATCTTGTGGCTCTTACCCCTGAGCAATATTTCAAGCAAATCACGAAACGCTTAGCAGAGATCAAAGCGGTATCG aGTCCTGATGAGCGTGGAGTGATCGTACAGATACTTGAGAGCGGTTATCGGTTCGTTCTAGGGTCCATAGGTGGAG CTGTTGGCGCTACAGCCGTATACCCTATTGATTTGGTGAAGACAAGAATGCAGAATCAGAGGACTGGATCGTTGGTTGGGGAGCTGATGTACAGAAACAGCTTTGACTGCTTTCAAAAG GTGATCCGGCACGAAGGTTTTTTCGGCCTTTACCGGGGTTTGTTACCTCAACTGATGGGTGTAGCACCGGAAAAGGCCATTAAGCTGACCGTTAACGATTTTGTCAGAGATAAGTTCAtggataaaaaaggaaatttgccCCTTTACGGAGAGATTATATCTGGTGCTTGT gCTGGAGGTTCTCAAGTAATATTTACGAATCCTTtagaaattgtgaaaattcgaTTGCAAGTGGCTGGAGAAATAGCAGGCGGATCTAAAGTTAGAGCTTGGACTGTCGTGAAAGACTTAGGCTTGTTTGGCTTGTACAAA ggtgCTAGAGCATGTTTCTTGAGGGATATTCCTTTCAGTGCAATTTACTTTCCAGTATATGCTCATACGAAGGCACGATTAGCGGATGAAGGAGGTTATAATAATCCTCTGTCGTTATTAGTATCCGGTGCGATTGCTGGTATTCCTGCAGCAGCGCTGGTCACTCCTGCAGACGTAATAAAGACTAGATTACAA GTTATAGCGAGACGAGGTCAAACGACGTATACCGGGTTACTAGATTGtgcaaagaaaatttacaagGAGGAAGGTGCGAGAGCATTTTGGAAAGGAGCCACAG GACTTGGCAACTTACTTCTAA CACGAGTATTCAGATCATCACCTCAATTCGGAGTCACCCTTTTCACTTATGAACTTCTGCAAAGGCTGTTCGTAGTTGATTTTGGTGGAAc ACGACCTACGGGATCAGAACAAAAGGTGCCTGCGATAGGAGTGGCAGAAGAGATTCGATCGACTAACCCAGACCATATAGGAGGCTATCAGATTGCCTTACCGATCTTTACCGGCATCGAAACAAAATTCGGTCTTTGTCTACCCAGGTTCCAAGCAGTAGAAAAAATCAGAAAGTAA
- the LOC408967 gene encoding calcium-binding mitochondrial carrier protein Aralar1 isoform X6, translating to MLMDSLLVRASCEEGSGYLKRANTERLHEIFNQYASQEKNGERFMTSSDFVRTYLGLYTNPDYNPDSVNLLAGIVDTSKDGLISFAEFQAFEGLLCVPDALYKTAFQLFDTNGNGMVAFDEFAEVMRKTELHRRMPFNMDSSFIKLYFGKDKQRLISYAEFSQFLHDFHEEYATEAFKKFDKDGQGFISALDFQDIMLSIKSHLLTKDVRDNLVAAASTGQGGRSKVSFPYFMAFNSLLNNMELIKRIYLNATNGHRFEEVTKERFLHSAQMMSQITPLEVDILFQLCDLLHQTGSTEDDEADSRLGKIVYSDLVALTPEQYFKQITKRLAEIKAVSSPDERGVIVQILESGYRFVLGSIGGAVGATAVYPIDLVKTRMQNQRTGSLVGELMYRNSFDCFQKVIRHEGFFGLYRGLLPQLMGVAPEKAIKLTVNDFVRDKFMDKKGNLPLYGEIISGACAGGSQVIFTNPLEIVKIRLQVAGEIAGGSKVRAWTVVKDLGLFGLYKGARACFLRDIPFSAIYFPVYAHTKARLADEGGYNNPLSLLVSGAIAGIPAAALVTPADVIKTRLQVIARRGQTTYTGLLDCAKKIYKEEGARAFWKGATGLGNLLLTRVFRSSPQFGVTLFTYELLQRLFVVDFGGTRPTGSEQKVPAIGVAEEIRSTNPDHIGGYQIALPIFTGIETKFGLCLPRFQAVEKIRK from the exons ATGTTGATGGACTCGCTTCTCGTTCGAGCATCCTGTGAAGAG GGTTCTGGATATTTAAAGCGTGCAAATACTGAACGCCtccatgaaatatttaatcag TACGCTTCACAAGAGAAAAATGGCGAAAGGTTTATGACCTCGTCTGACTTCGTCCGAACTTATCTTGGACTCTACACCAATCCTGATTACAATCCTGACTCCGTCAATTTGCTGGCTGGTATCGTCGATACCAGTAAAGATGG ACTTATATCATTCGCCGAGTTTCAAGCGTTCGAAGGATTGCTCTGCGTACCAGATGCTTTGTATAAGACAGCTTTCCAGCTGTTTGATACTAATGGAAATGGAATGGTTGCATTTG ATGAGTTCGCTGAGGTGATGCGGAAAACGGAACTCCATCGGCGGATGCCCTTCAATATGGACAGCAGTTTCATTAAACTTTACTTTGGAAAGGATAAGCAGCGACTGATAAGCTATGCGGAGTTCAGTCAATTTTTGCac GACTTCCACGAAGAATACGCGACAGAAGCATTCAAGAAATTCGACAAGGATGGGCAAGGTTTCATTTCGGCGTTAGATTTTCAAGATATCATGCTCAGCATCAAGAGTCATTTATTAACCAAGGATGTAAGGGACAACTTGGTCGCT GCGGCTAGCACGGGGCAAGGTGGACGTAGCAAAGTCAGCTTTCCATATTTTATGGCGTTCAATTCCCTCTTGAATAATATGGAGCTCATTAAACGTATTTATCTCAACGCGACGAATGGCCATAGATTCGAAGAAGTTACCAAAG AGAGGTTCCTTCATTCCGCACAAATGATGTCTCAGATCACGCCATTGGAGGTAGATATTCTGTTCCAGTTATGCGACCTGCTGCACCAAACTGG ATCTACGGAAGATGACGAGGCAGATTCGCGGCTTGG GAAAATAGTGTACAGCGATCTTGTGGCTCTTACCCCTGAGCAATATTTCAAGCAAATCACGAAACGCTTAGCAGAGATCAAAGCGGTATCG aGTCCTGATGAGCGTGGAGTGATCGTACAGATACTTGAGAGCGGTTATCGGTTCGTTCTAGGGTCCATAGGTGGAG CTGTTGGCGCTACAGCCGTATACCCTATTGATTTGGTGAAGACAAGAATGCAGAATCAGAGGACTGGATCGTTGGTTGGGGAGCTGATGTACAGAAACAGCTTTGACTGCTTTCAAAAG GTGATCCGGCACGAAGGTTTTTTCGGCCTTTACCGGGGTTTGTTACCTCAACTGATGGGTGTAGCACCGGAAAAGGCCATTAAGCTGACCGTTAACGATTTTGTCAGAGATAAGTTCAtggataaaaaaggaaatttgccCCTTTACGGAGAGATTATATCTGGTGCTTGT gCTGGAGGTTCTCAAGTAATATTTACGAATCCTTtagaaattgtgaaaattcgaTTGCAAGTGGCTGGAGAAATAGCAGGCGGATCTAAAGTTAGAGCTTGGACTGTCGTGAAAGACTTAGGCTTGTTTGGCTTGTACAAA ggtgCTAGAGCATGTTTCTTGAGGGATATTCCTTTCAGTGCAATTTACTTTCCAGTATATGCTCATACGAAGGCACGATTAGCGGATGAAGGAGGTTATAATAATCCTCTGTCGTTATTAGTATCCGGTGCGATTGCTGGTATTCCTGCAGCAGCGCTGGTCACTCCTGCAGACGTAATAAAGACTAGATTACAA GTTATAGCGAGACGAGGTCAAACGACGTATACCGGGTTACTAGATTGtgcaaagaaaatttacaagGAGGAAGGTGCGAGAGCATTTTGGAAAGGAGCCACAG GACTTGGCAACTTACTTCTAA CACGAGTATTCAGATCATCACCTCAATTCGGAGTCACCCTTTTCACTTATGAACTTCTGCAAAGGCTGTTCGTAGTTGATTTTGGTGGAAc ACGACCTACGGGATCAGAACAAAAGGTGCCTGCGATAGGAGTGGCAGAAGAGATTCGATCGACTAACCCAGACCATATAGGAGGCTATCAGATTGCCTTACCGATCTTTACCGGCATCGAAACAAAATTCGGTCTTTGTCTACCCAGGTTCCAAGCAGTAGAAAAAATCAGAAAGTAA